Proteins encoded in a region of the Sander lucioperca isolate FBNREF2018 chromosome 18, SLUC_FBN_1.2, whole genome shotgun sequence genome:
- the LOC116035785 gene encoding delta-like protein 4 — MAVWFTSILAIVVTLFTQVLGSGVFEIDLHHFQNTKGLLANGLSCSMTGCRTYFRVCLKNFQTVVSPGDCVFGKVTTPVLGTDSFSIQQDARLRLPLNFTWPGAFSLVIEARYSPAADRPEDTTNPEFLISSFAIQRQLGIGREWSLDVQRGTQTELRYSYRFICNENYYGDTCSKICSPRDDHFGHYTCKADGQLACLPGWKGEYCQEPICLEGCNERNANCTLPGECKCREGWQGLFCDVCKLHPSCKHGTCIEKWQCTCKEGWGGIFCDQDLNYCTHHKPCANGATCMNTGQGSYTCTCMPGFTGVNCDLEVRECDSQPCRNEGHCLDSENGYRCVCPQGFEGTHCEHRMLTCADTPCFHGGNCRERDNGKTYICECPVGYTGLNCEKKVDKCTSLQCTNGGHCVIHGNLRLCSCRSGFTGLRCEININECARNPCANGSTCIDRINDYTCTCPTGYTGRHCDKLTDRCASQPCLNGGTCTIGDEGQPTCICPVHYSGPQCQSDDVAFLNTPSPNIGWESTLSSAVICLGVGLVAVVVFFCMVVVVIHRIKKQRSKEQDSETMNNLSKVDFQKENLISTLELKNTNKKVDLEVDCPREKSNHKHINHYHLDYKTSMGYNDELSFLDKDENCEKTIDEKKHLSRMYSERPECRISTICSSRNSMYQSVFVIAEEKNECIIATEV, encoded by the exons ATGGCCGTTTGGTTCACCTCTATCCTCGCAATAGTTGTAACATTATTTACTCAG GTTCTGGGATCAGGTGTGTTCGAGATAGATCTCCATCACTTTCAGAATACTAAAGGTTTGCTGGCAAATGGACTTAGTTGCAGCATGACTGGCTGCAGGACTTATTTCAGGGTTTGTTTAAAGAACTTCCAGACGGTGGTGTCTCCTGGAGACTGCGTATTTGGTAAAGTCACCACACCTGTTCTGGGCACCGACTCCTTCAGCATCCAGCAGGACGCCAGGCTGCGTCTGCCACTCAACTTCACCTGGCCG GGTGCTTTCTCATTAGTTATTGAAGCCCGGTATTCTCCTGCAGCGGACCGACCTGAAG ATACCACCAACCCTGAATTCTTGATTAGTTCTTTTGCCATCCAAAGACAGTTGGGAATAGGGCGTGAGTGGTCCCTGGATGTGCAGAGGGGGACGCAGACGGAGCTAAGGTACTCATACCGGTTCATCTGCAATGAAAATTACTACGGGGACACTTGTTCCAAAATATGCTCTCCGAGAGACGACCATTTTGGCCACTACACCTGCAAGGCTGACGGGCAATTAGCCTGCCTACCGGGATGGAAGGGAGAATACTGCCAAGAAC caATCTGTCTCGAAGGGTGCAACGAAAGAAATGCAAACTGCACATTACCTGGAGAGTGCAA ATGCAGAGAGGGCTGGCAGGGACTCTTTTGTGATGTGTGTAAACTCCATCCATCTTGTAAACATGGTACCTGTATAGAGAAGTGGCAGTGCACCTGCAAGGAAGGCTGGGGAGGCATCTTTTGTGACCAAG ATCTGAACTACTGCACCCATCACAAACCCTGTGCCAACGGGGCCACGTGTATGAACACAGGCCAGGGCAGCTACACCTGCACCTGCATGCCAGGCTTCACTGGGGTTAACTGTGACTTGGAGGTCAGGGAGTGTGACAGCCAGCCCTGTCGTAACGAAGGCCACTGCCTG GACTCTGAGAATGGCTATAGGTGTGTGTGCCCACAGGGGTTTGAAGGGACACACTGTGAACACAGAATGCTGACCTGCGCAGATACACCCTGTTTTCATGGTGGCAATTGCAGAGAGAGGGATAATGGAAAGACTTACATATGCGAGTGTCCAGTAGGCTACACTGGACTTAACTGTGAGAAGAAAGTGGATAAATGTACCTCACTGCAATGCACCAATG GTGGACATTGTGTGATCCATGGTAACCTCCGGCTGTGCAGTTGTCGCTCAGGCTTCACAGGTCTGCGCTGTGAGATCAACATCAACGAGTGTGCCAGGAACCCCTGTGCAAACGGCTCCACCTGCATAGACCGCATCAACGACTACACCTGCACCTGCCCCACAGGGTACACAGGCCGCCACTGTGACAAGCTAACAGACCGCTGTGCCTCTCAACCCTGCCTGAACGGTGGGACCTGCACCATTGGAGACGAAGGCCAGCCCACCTGCATCTGCCCTGTCCATTACAGCGGCCCCCAGTGCCAGTCCGACGACGTGGCTTTTCTCAACACCCCCAGCCCCAACATAGGCTGGGAGTCCACGTTGAGCTCGGCAGTCATCTGCTTGGGAGTAGGCCTGGTGGCTGTTGTAGTGTTTTTCTGCATGGTAGTGGTAGTAATACATCGCATCAAAAAACAGAGAAGCAAGGAGCAGGACTCAGAGACCATGAACAACCTCTCCAAGGTTGACTTTCAGAAAGAGAACCTCATCTCTACTCTAGAACTCAAGAACACCAATAAAAAGGTGGATTTGGAGGTGGACTGTCCCAGGGAAAAGTCTAATCACAAACACATCAACCACTACCACCTGGACTATAAAACCTCCATGGGGTACAATGATGAACTGTCCTTTTTGGACAAAGATGAAAACTGTGAAAAGACAATAGACGAAAAAAAGCATTTGAGTAGAATGTACAG TGAAAGGCCAGAGTGTAGAATATCAACAATATGTTCTTCCAGAAATTCAATGTACCAGTCTGTCTTTGTAATAGCAGAGGAGAAAAACGAATGCATCATTGCAACTGAG gTATAA